In the Methanobacterium sp. genome, CGCCTTGGAAGCTCTTGAAAATCATGACTTGGTATTTATCCATGTGGAAGCTCCAGATGAAGCAGGTCATGCTGGTGATATCCAGGAAAAGATAATGGCGATTGAACGTATAGATCTGCGTATACTTGGTAAACTCTTAGAAGAACTTCCTTCATTAGGTGACTTTGCTATAGCCATATTACCAGATCATCCAACCCCAATTGATATTAGGACACACACTTCCGATCCTGTTCCATATGCAGTGTATTCGCCTGGATGTGAATCTGATGATACTGAAAGCTATGATGAAGTAGCAGTTGAAAAAAGTTTTAAAAATAGTTCCAAAGAATTAATGGACGGTTACCAGTTTTTAAAATTTTTTATTAAATATTCTAGTAAAAAAATACAGTGAATCAATCATTAACTATTTAGTGCCCTATAAATTTGATATCAATCCATTAAGGTGGGATTCAATATAGATTCTTCAAAATTCAGATATTCTCTTGCAGTTGCTACCGGTACAGTTACCAGTTTTATCCTCAGGAAAATCTTCAGAAGTAGCGCCAGTGCCCTGCCGGGTAAAGTGGCAATGGCAATTTATCCTGAAATTTTGAAACTAGTAAATCAACGCTGCCATAAAAAGATCATAATCACCGGGACCAATGGTAAAACAACCACCAACAACTTGCTTAATTTCATTTTTCGAAGGGAGTTTTCCTCAGTTCTTTCTAATTTACGGGGCGCAAATATGCCACAGGGATTGGTAAGTGCTTTTTTACATGACCGAAAAAAAGAATATGATTGGGGAATCTTTGAAGTTGATGAAGGTTCGTTTAGAAGGGTGACTCGCGATATTAAACCAGACTATGTACTGGTAACTAATTTCTTCCGAGACCAATTGGACCGCTATGGAGAGATCGAAAAAGCATTTCAGGATATTTTTGAAGCACTTAAACCTTTGAAAACTACCTTAATTCTGAACGCTGATGATCCCCTAGTTTCTGACTTTAAAAAGTTGAATAAAAAGAATATATATTATGGTGTTGCACATAACCAGTACAGCACTGATGAACAAGCAATAGTTGAATCAAGACTCTGCCCTTCATGCAGCAGTTACCTTGAATATGATTATTATAATTATGGCCAGTTAGGTAGCTACAAATGCCCAGATTGTGGTTTTAAAAACCCTGATTATGATTATACTATTACGCAAATAGATTATCGTGACTATGTTTACCATTTTAAGTTTAAAACAAAAGATCATAACTCTCATGACATTGCCTTTCCATACGAAGGTATTTTCAATGCTTATAACTGTTGCGCGGCATTATCAACATCCCATGAAATCGGGTTGCCCATGAAGAAAGTTGCTCATTTAGTGGGGGAATTTGAATATCATCTGGGACGGATGGAAAATTTCCAATTCCCAGACAAAGTTGTTAAAATAGCTCTGGTCAAAAATCCCATCGGACTCACCGAAACTATAAGCAGCATATCCCTTGATGAGCGAGATAAATCCATGCTATTTGTACTGAATGATAATCCAGCCGATGGTACGGATGTGTCATGGATATGGGATGCTGAATTAGAAAAAATTAGTAATGTTAAAAATCTTAATAAAATCTTTTGCGCAGGCCGAAGAGCTGAAGATATCGCATTACGACTTAAATATGCCGGGGTGCCTGTTGGACTAATAGAATTAGATAATGACATGGATCAAGCAATAGGAAAAGTATTGGAAGAAGAAGTAGAAATCATTTACCTATTACCAACATATACTGCAGTTTTTCAGGCCCGAGAACTTGTTCTGGCACGTTTAGAAGGGTCTGGTAAGAAAATGTCACATTTTCGAGAATACTTAAAGAATCTAAAAATTCCATAATACACTTAGAAAAATGTAATTGAAAATTAATTAACTCCCCAAGTATCAACATTTTTCACAAACATTAATAGA is a window encoding:
- a CDS encoding DUF1727 domain-containing protein — protein: MDSSKFRYSLAVATGTVTSFILRKIFRSSASALPGKVAMAIYPEILKLVNQRCHKKIIITGTNGKTTTNNLLNFIFRREFSSVLSNLRGANMPQGLVSAFLHDRKKEYDWGIFEVDEGSFRRVTRDIKPDYVLVTNFFRDQLDRYGEIEKAFQDIFEALKPLKTTLILNADDPLVSDFKKLNKKNIYYGVAHNQYSTDEQAIVESRLCPSCSSYLEYDYYNYGQLGSYKCPDCGFKNPDYDYTITQIDYRDYVYHFKFKTKDHNSHDIAFPYEGIFNAYNCCAALSTSHEIGLPMKKVAHLVGEFEYHLGRMENFQFPDKVVKIALVKNPIGLTETISSISLDERDKSMLFVLNDNPADGTDVSWIWDAELEKISNVKNLNKIFCAGRRAEDIALRLKYAGVPVGLIELDNDMDQAIGKVLEEEVEIIYLLPTYTAVFQARELVLARLEGSGKKMSHFREYLKNLKIP